A region from the uncultured Macellibacteroides sp. genome encodes:
- a CDS encoding triple tyrosine motif-containing protein, with translation MKYKQLFFCFIGLLLLAFQAMAAPRIPYIPQVVNYSVSEYKAGNQNWAVAQGADGLMYFGNNRGLLQFDGIRWKLYPLPNNIAVRSVYITAANRIYVGSFEEFGYFEANKENVLVYTSLKESLKDFAFHDDEIWTIHEKSGKIYFQSFGSYFVYDGKEVKGFRPDRGPLYFHKVNKNMYASLLGGGFCLFDGAGLKEVVSGPALNQDDVVAVLPYDNKLLLLTDANGIFMYDGFKAVPWKTEADLFLKHSTMNRAVMTRDSLYILGSVSGGLVALDKKGQIRWHINRENHLINNTVLGLACDKQNNVWIALDNGIAQIQTSSSFDFYEPRDVQIGMVHDMVIKDNSMFLVSNQGVYSVSDRYPLPVILPQSKGQNWYVADMGSQLFCGNNKGTLQITGESVSLVPGALNGGTAMRKCIIHGKEILLQSSYNALSIFKKDASGKWIFSHNVKGFSNLVKRLEVDPAGNIWANHMFKGIYRIRLNASLDAVKEVEYISTLDSSRKESALNVMLLRGRVVLTDGNQFYVYEDLSQKIVPFAELNEVFKKMGDTYRIVPVNNDLFWFIRSTEYVLVSFDNGHYSAKVRISFGLFDNPPIEDRGNIYVDGNGASYFCLNGGIARYHKEKQIPESDVKLSLSSVLVYNRHKETYHYLPTGQYASLDYSHNNLTFAFSYPDYIGKQFRMRYKLEGFDNSWVEGSPDFTKDYSNLPYGSYILQAEVINNVGEVLSSTNFAFEISRPFYRSYIAFSVYFVLIILLLIAIMRAYISWEINRENKAIEQEKKEREEQLKAQEQLIVRLQNEKLEDELTYKSKELASATLSVISHNDFLEALKKEVQTQQLTGSYSKKYFEKLIRMIDDNLSAEDAWAVFQNNFDRIHENFFRTLRERYPDLTPGDLRLCALLRLNMPTKDMARMQNLSVRGIEAARYRLRKKLDIPDGKSLVDFMIEFK, from the coding sequence ATGAAGTATAAACAGTTGTTTTTCTGCTTTATCGGATTGTTGTTGCTTGCTTTCCAGGCGATGGCTGCTCCACGTATTCCGTATATTCCTCAGGTTGTAAATTATTCTGTAAGCGAATATAAAGCGGGTAATCAGAACTGGGCCGTTGCTCAGGGAGCAGATGGCTTGATGTATTTTGGTAATAACCGTGGATTGCTTCAGTTCGACGGAATCCGCTGGAAGCTATATCCGCTTCCCAATAATATTGCCGTTCGCTCTGTGTATATTACTGCCGCCAACCGCATCTATGTAGGATCGTTCGAAGAATTTGGTTATTTTGAGGCTAACAAGGAAAACGTGCTTGTTTATACCTCATTAAAAGAATCATTGAAAGATTTTGCATTTCACGACGATGAGATATGGACCATTCACGAAAAATCAGGAAAAATATATTTTCAGAGCTTCGGCTCATACTTTGTCTACGACGGAAAAGAGGTAAAAGGTTTCCGTCCGGACCGGGGGCCGCTTTACTTTCATAAAGTAAACAAAAATATGTATGCCTCCTTACTTGGCGGAGGATTTTGCTTGTTTGATGGGGCCGGGCTAAAAGAGGTGGTTTCGGGTCCGGCGTTGAATCAGGATGATGTAGTGGCTGTACTCCCCTATGATAATAAATTGTTACTGTTAACTGATGCCAATGGTATCTTTATGTACGACGGCTTTAAGGCTGTGCCATGGAAAACAGAAGCAGACCTTTTTTTGAAACATAGTACCATGAACCGGGCGGTAATGACCCGCGATTCGCTTTATATACTTGGTAGTGTATCCGGAGGATTGGTCGCGTTGGATAAAAAGGGACAAATCCGCTGGCATATAAACCGGGAGAATCATCTTATCAATAATACGGTTTTAGGTCTTGCCTGCGATAAACAAAACAACGTATGGATAGCATTAGATAATGGTATAGCGCAAATTCAGACAAGTTCTTCCTTTGACTTCTACGAACCAAGGGATGTGCAAATAGGTATGGTGCACGATATGGTGATAAAAGACAACTCCATGTTTCTTGTCTCCAACCAGGGAGTTTATTCCGTGAGCGACCGCTATCCTTTGCCTGTTATTCTTCCCCAAAGTAAAGGGCAAAACTGGTATGTAGCCGATATGGGCAGTCAACTATTCTGTGGAAACAATAAAGGAACCCTCCAGATAACAGGCGAGTCTGTATCTTTAGTACCCGGAGCTTTAAACGGAGGAACTGCCATGCGCAAATGCATCATCCATGGCAAGGAAATTCTGCTTCAATCCTCTTACAATGCCCTGAGTATTTTTAAGAAGGATGCATCCGGAAAGTGGATATTCAGCCATAACGTGAAAGGATTCAGCAATCTGGTTAAGCGCCTGGAAGTAGATCCGGCCGGTAATATCTGGGCGAATCATATGTTTAAGGGAATTTACCGTATCAGGCTGAACGCATCCCTGGATGCGGTAAAAGAGGTGGAGTATATAAGCACTCTGGATTCATCCCGAAAAGAAAGCGCTCTGAATGTGATGCTACTACGTGGACGGGTGGTTCTAACGGACGGAAACCAATTCTATGTTTACGAGGACCTTTCTCAGAAGATCGTTCCTTTTGCTGAGTTGAACGAAGTATTTAAGAAAATGGGAGATACGTACCGGATTGTTCCGGTAAATAACGACCTTTTCTGGTTTATCCGATCTACCGAGTATGTGCTTGTAAGCTTTGATAATGGACATTATTCGGCTAAAGTAAGGATCTCCTTCGGACTGTTCGACAATCCGCCCATCGAAGATCGCGGAAATATCTATGTGGATGGAAACGGAGCCTCCTATTTTTGTCTCAACGGAGGCATTGCCCGTTATCACAAAGAAAAGCAAATCCCCGAATCGGATGTAAAGCTTTCTCTCTCGTCGGTGCTGGTATATAACCGTCACAAAGAAACCTACCACTATCTGCCCACAGGCCAGTATGCTTCGCTGGATTACAGTCATAACAACCTTACATTTGCTTTCTCATACCCCGATTACATAGGAAAGCAGTTTCGTATGCGGTATAAATTAGAAGGATTTGATAATAGTTGGGTGGAAGGCTCTCCCGATTTTACCAAAGACTATTCCAATCTGCCCTACGGAAGTTATATCTTGCAGGCAGAGGTTATAAACAATGTGGGAGAAGTATTATCGTCCACCAATTTTGCTTTTGAAATAAGCCGGCCTTTCTATCGGTCATACATTGCCTTTTCTGTCTATTTTGTCTTGATAATCTTACTTCTCATTGCAATAATGAGAGCCTATATCAGCTGGGAGATAAACCGCGAAAACAAAGCCATTGAGCAGGAAAAGAAAGAGCGCGAAGAGCAATTGAAAGCCCAGGAACAGCTCATTGTCCGTTTGCAGAATGAAAAGCTGGAAGACGAGCTGACTTATAAGAGCAAAGAGCTGGCAAGTGCCACACTGTCCGTCATCTCGCACAACGACTTTCTGGAAGCGCTTAAAAAAGAAGTACAAACACAACAGTTAACGGGTTCCTATTCCAAAAAGTATTTTGAAAAATTAATCCGGATGATCGATGATAATTTGTCGGCCGAAGATGCCTGGGCTGTTTTCCAGAACAACTTCGACCGCATACACGAAAACTTCTTCCGGACCTTACGTGAACGCTATCCCGACCTCACACCCGGCGATCTGCGTCTTTGTGCCTTGTTGCGTCTAAACATGCCAACCAAAGACATGGCACGTATGCAAAACCTTTCAGTAAGAGGTATCGAAGCTGCCCGATACCGTCTGCGTAAAAAACTGGATATTCCTGATGGGAAAAGTCTGGTGGATTTTATGATCGAATTTAAATAA